DNA sequence from the Bacillus pumilus genome:
AATGGCGACAACCTGCCCTTTGTTGATCGTAAAATCTATTGACTTTAAAATCTCATTTTCACCAAAGGATTTTTTGAGACCTTTGACTGTTAGCATGTCGTTCCCTCCTTACCTTGCGACATATCGATCAAGTCGTTTTTCAATTTGATGCTGAACGAGCGATAGAATGAAGCAGAATACCCAATAGATCAGGGCTGCCTCCATATAAATGAACAAGATCTGATCCAAATTCGCCGCAGCAATTTCCTGAGATTTACGGAAAAGCTCTGCTACGAGGATTTGGGAGGCAAGAGATGTATCCTTCACCAAGCTAATGAATGAATTAGATAGAGGTGGAATCGATACACGCACAGCCTGCGGTAAAATCACGCGGACGAGCGTTTTACGATGCGTCATCCCGATTGAATAACCAGCTTCCCATTGTCCTTTAGGAACAGATAGGACGGATGCACGGATAATTTCCGACGCATACGCACCTACGTTTAATGAAAAAGCAATAATGGCACTTGGATATGGATCCAGTGTGATATTAAATGTCGGAAAGAAATAGAAAATAATAAACAATTGCACAAAAAGCGGCGTTCCACGAACGGCCGACACATAGATGGAAAAAAGCCATCTGAGGGCTTTGATTTTAGACATTCTAGCAAGAGCTGTCACAAGCGCGATAAAAATACCAATAATAAAGGCAATGATGGCGAGGGGGATTGTATAATAAATCCCCTGCATCACCATTGGCCAAAAAGATTGCTGAAGAAGATCCCAAGGAATGACGACTCCTAGGGTATTACTTTGTAACATCTTCACCAAACCATTTCTTAGAAATCTTAGCAAGTGTACCGTCTTTTTTCATTTCTTTTAATGCGCCATTCACTTTGTCAACGACTTCGCCGCTGCCTTTTCTGAATGCAAAGTAAGTTTCTTGAGGATCTCCTGTTTCAAATGCAACTTTTAGGTTTTTGTTCCCGCTTGTTTTCAAGTAATTCAATACAGCCAGCTTGTCATTGAACGTCAGATCAGCACGTCCTTGCTGAATCAATTGAATTGATTGTGCAAGACCTTCAACGCCTTCAATTTTAGCGCCAGCATCTGTAGCTAGTTTATTGTAGTTACTTGTTAATGATTGTGCTGCTTTTTTGCCTTTTACATCAGATAGTTTCTTGATGTCGTTGTTATCTGATTTTGTCACAACAATGGCTTGAGACGTTGTGTATTTATCAGAGAACTCGTATTGATTTTCACGTCCAGTTTTACCAACTTGGTTCGCTACCACGTCAAAACGTTTTGAATTCAGTCCAGCAAACATGCTGTCCCATTGTGTTTCTTTGAATTCGGGTTTTAAGTCAAGACGTTTTGCTACTTCTGTGATGACTTCTACATCGTAGCCAGTTAATTTATCTGTCTTTTTGTCATGGAATGTGAAAGGAGCATAAGTACCCTCTGTTCCGATCGTCAGAACACCTTTATCCTGAATGGATTTCCAAAGGTCACCTGATTCCTTAGACCCAGATTGTTTATTCGCGTTGTCGCTTGCACCAGATCCACATGCCGTGATCAATGCAACACAAGCGCCTAACATAATGGCAAAGAACATTTTTTTCATTTTATTCCCCACTTTTCTTGTTGGTATTTACAACATATGATCTTACAGAGAAGCAACCTAAAAGTAAAGCATTTGAAACTAGCTTGAGCGAATCTCACCAACTTTATGCCCGCAACCCATTTCTTTCAAACCTCTCTCGTCTACAAAGCCTTTCATTTTTTATTTGTGCGAACATTACTAAAATAAAGACTTTGAGACAGTGACCATAGAAGGAAGCATATTTATTATAAAAGATGTATAATTAGTAGGTTGTTTTGAAAATGGAATGAATCACATGGAGACATGTTTTGATAAGTTATCATCTTAGAAGAAGGAGGGCATCATTGTGGATGTTGGACAAAATCAGCCTGAGCAATTGAAAAGGGCGATGACCTCCCGTCATTTATTTATGATTTCACTTGGCGGTGTCATTGGGACAGGCTTTTTCTTAGGAACGGGCTATACGATTGGACAAGCAGGACCAGTCGGAGCCGTTCTTTCTTATATTGTGGGCGGATTGATTATGTATTTAACCATGCTGTGTCTTGGAGAGCTGTCGGTCGCACTTCCTGTGTCTGGGTCGTTTCATACGTATGCGACGAAATTTGTCAGCCCTGCAGCGGGTTTTGCGGTCGGCTGGATTTATTGGCTTGGCTGGGCAGCAACGGTCGCCCTTGAATTTTTATCAGCAGGACAGCTGATGAGGCGCTGGCTCCCGCAAGTGGATGTGTGGATTTGGTGTCTCATATTTGGACTGTGTCTTTTCTTATTAAATGCCCGGTCGGCGAAAGCGTTCGGGGAGTCGGAGTTTTTCTTTTCAACCATTAAGATCATTGCGATTTTACTCTTTATAGGTGTAGGCGGAGCGGCGATGTTTGGTTTTATTGAAACAACGAGCGGTGAACCTGCCCCTTACTTCAGTCATTTTGTGAGTGATGGGCTGTTTCCAAATGGATTGCTCGCCGTTGTGGTCACGATGATTACCGTGAACTTTTCATTCCAAGGAACAGAGCTGATCGGGATTGCGGCAGGAGAAAGTGAAAACCCTGAGAAAACCGTTCCTCGTTCGATACATCAGACTGTTTGGCGTACACTCGTCTTTTTCGTCTTATCTATCTTTGTCTTAGCGGGTATGGTGCCTTGGAAGGAAGCGAGTGTGCTGCAAAGTCCGTTTGTTACTGTATTTGAGAGAACGGGCATTCCTTTTGCGGCAGATATCATGAACTTTGTCATTATCATCGCTTTATTATCTGTTGCCAACTCTGGCTTGTACGCATCGACGAGAATGCTCTATTCCTTATCGAAAGAAGGAATGGCAGGAAAAGCATTTAGACGCGTGAATCAGCGCGGTATTCCGATGAATGCCTTACTGCTCACGTTCCTGTTTACAGGGATTTCGCTATTATCCGGGTTCTTTGCAGAGAAAACAGTTTTTGCCTGGATCGTGTCCATTGCCGGCATGAGTGCCCAGACTGGCTGGATCACCATTACATTATCACAGATGCTTTTCCGCAGAAGATATCTTAAAGCAGGCGGAAAGCTGGAAAACTTAAAATTTAAAACCCCTCTCTATCCGGTTCTGCCGATTATTGCAATTACTCTCAACACCATTGTGTTGATCAGCCTTGCCTTTGATCAGGAGCAGCGCATCGGGTTATATGTCGGCGTCCCTCTCATGATCATTGGGTATGTCGTCTATCACCGCTATGTGAAAAAGCATCAAGCGAAAAGTGAACCGCTTAAGCTGCAAATTCATGGAGATGACGAGATCCGGTTTTAAAATCAAAAAACACTAAATTTAAGATATTTAAAAACACCTCTGATATAAATCTGAAGGTGTTTTTTTCTTGAAGTGATTCTGGAACTGCTCATATCAATAGAAGTACTATTTAACTGAGCTGCAGTTCTCAACTAACAACAAAAGTTAGTTCATATCCTGCTGTTTAAAATCTTGTTGTTCAAAATTTTGGAGCTTATTCTGATATCCTACGTTATTATTACCCCAAAGGTTCTCGTAATCCCATCCTGTTAGCGCTTTCAAAACACTTCTTGTTTCATCATCAGCCTGTTCCATTGAACCATTATTCTTTAACCTATTAATTTCATTAATCATAATGGAATGAGTTTTCTTAGATAATTTAAATTTAAATGAAATAACTAAACTAATACCGACTAGCCCTACAGTTCCGAAAAACAGAATACCTACAATCCCATTTATTGCTGTAGTAGACTGTGTCGTCGCGCTTGCAACAAATCCACTTTCCTGTAAGATAACTCCTACCAAGAATGTGGCTAAAGCTGTAGTACTCTTGCGTGTAAAAGTCATAATACCTGCAAATATTCCTTCTCTTCTTTTACGAGTTACCATTTCATCTACATCAGGAATGAAAGTGTAAATATTCCATGGTATATAATATAATCCACTCTTTCCGATGCCTAAGATAACAGAGAAAGCATATAGCGCTATAATCATATAAGTTGGTTGTGTGAAGTATAAAAATATATAACCGCTTATACATGTAATAATAGCAATATAAGATATTTTCAAAGATGGCGCAGGACCTATTTTAATCACGAGCCAACCAAACAATATTGTACATAACATTTGAAGTAATGAACCAATAGATAATAAATCGGCTGCCAACACTGCATCTTTATTTAAAGAAAACACAATAAAGTAGACAAAGACAGCGTTTAAAATATCCATGGCAGTAAACGAACAAATATACATAGTGATGTGCTGACGGAAACTTCTAATTCTAAAAGTAGATGTTAAGTCAATGATGATTTTTTTTAAGGATTCTATAGCAGGTACTTTTTCTACACCATAAGGTTCTATCATGTCTTCTTCTATTTTACGTTCCCATGTTGTTCTATGTGTAATTAATAATGCAGCCATAAAAATAAAGGTGAAGATCATCCCATTGTAAAGAAAAACTTGAGGTGAATCTTTTCCGAATATTTCGAATAATCTGCCTGGAATAAAGGTAGCTAAAAATGTTCCTAGTCCTGAATAGATTAATCTTATTGTTGAGAGCTTGGTCCGTGCATTAAAATCATTCGTCATTTCAGCTCCAAGTGTTTCAAATGGAATTAATACCATTGCTGCAAGGAATTCTAACAAAATATAAACCGTTAAATAGTACCAGTAATTCATATCAGAAATCCAAAGAAGCGAATAAATAACCATCAAAGGGCTTCCAACTAGTAAAAAGAACCTGCGTCTTCCAAATTTTTTCCCAAGTTTTGTACGACCAAAATGGTCAGTGATATGGCCCATAATTGGGCTAGCTATAGCATCAATAATACGAGCAATTGCAATAATAGATCCTGCTTCAACAGGGGTAAGACCACAGTATGTAATGAAAAAATATAACATCCATGCGCCTATTATAGCGAATGCTCCCCCTCCAAATAAATCCATTGTTCCATAACCAATATAATTTTTGAGTGTTAGTTTCCTGTTCTCAGTCTGCATTCTTATTTCTCCTTTCCAAGCCTACTTATAAATTTAAAAAAATATATAAAATAAAGATGTATGACAAGGAAAAAAATAAAAATATTAAACACCTGAATACGCCATAAAACCTCCATCTACAGGAATTGTCACTCCGGTAACAAATGCTGACATATGATCATCAACAAGCCATAATAGGGTACCAAAAAGATCTTCTGGCGTACCAAACCTTCTCATTGGTGTGTTCGAAATAATCTTATGAGACCTCTCTGTATAATCTCCTTCTTCATTTAAGAGAAGGTTTTTATTTTGTGAGGTTAAAAAGAAGCCCGGTGCAATAGCATTCACTCTAATTCCTGCCTCAGCCATATGAACAGCTAACCATTTGGTGAAATTTTCAATTGCTGCTTTTGCCGCGCTATAAGCAGGCACTTTGGTCATTGGAGAAGGGGCACTCATAGATGACATGTTGATGACAACTGCTCCCTTTTGATGAACCATATTTTTAGTGAAAATTTGTGTAGGAATGAAAGTCCCCATAAAATTTAAATCAAATACATTTTGCACACTATCTGTACTTAAATGAAAAAAAGTACTTATCTTAGGATTAGTAAGGTCTTCTGTTTGAAATATTTCGTTGGTTGTATTTGCACTGGAGTGGTTACCACCAGCTCCATTTATCAATATTGTACACATGCCTAATTCCTCTGTTACAATCTTCTCGGCTTGTTCAACACTCTCTTTATTCAGAACATCACATTTAATCGCAATCGCTTTCCCGCCCATAAGGTTAATTTCTTCGGCTACCTTTTCACCCTTTTCGACTGTTCTATTTAAAATAGCCACAGACACGCCATGTCTAGCAAGTTCCTTTGCCATGGCGCTGCAAAGTACTCCACTTCCTCCTGTTATGGCAGCTACTTTACCAGCTAAATTTTTATTTTCTTGTATGTTTACCATGTAGCTTCCTCCTTTGCTTCTTTTAGTACAGAATGTTTATTTTTTAATGCATCCCAAGCTCCCCACAAATACATAATTCCAAGTGCTCTATCATAAAGACCATATCCAGGCCTACATTGTTCACCCCAAATGTGTCTTCCATGATCGGGTCTACAATAACCTTTGAATCCGCTTTCATAATAAGCATGTATAATGGCTGAAACATCTACTGATCCATCTTTTGATCGATGCGATGTTTCAACAAAGTCCCCGTTATCATATACACGTACATTTCTTATATGAGTAAATGGTATCCTATCAATAAATTCGTGAATCATAGAAACTAAATCATTTTCTAAGTTTGCTCCTAAAGATCCTGTACAGAGCGTTATACAATGATATGGGCTACTATTTAGTTGTAAAATTTTTCTGATGTTTTTTTGGTTAGTTACTATTCGCGGTAGACCAAAGACAGGCCAAGGTGGATCGTCAGGATGAATAGCCATTTTAATATCATGAAGTTCTGCAATTGGAATAACCTGATCTAAAAAATATTTCAAGTTGGCCCATAAATCATTTTCTGTTATATTTTTGTAGGCTTCAAAAAGTTGGTGGAGGTGATTTAACCGCTCTGGTTCCCAACCTGGGATGGTTAAACTGGAGTTCTCACTAATTTTATTTACTAAGTCTTTCGGATCGATATCTTTAATTCGACTATGTTCATAAAATAGAGCTGTAGAGCCATCAGAAAGTGTTTTATTTAAGTCTGTACGGATCCAATCAAATACAGGCATAAAGTTATAACATATGACTTTAACACCCACCTTTGCTAGCTTCTGAATTGTTTTCTTATAATTTTCTATGTATCGATCTCTAGTTGGAAGTCCGAGCTTAATGTCTTCATGAACATTCACGCTTTCAACCACTTCAATATGAAGGTTATGTTTATCAGCTAATTTTTTCATTTCTACAATTCTTTCTATTGGCCACTCTTCTCCTACGGGCACATCATGCAGTGCCCAAACAATTCCTTCCACTCCTGGAATCTGGTTTATTTGTTCCAGTGTTATAGTGTCGTTTCCTTCTCCAAACCATCTAAATGTCATCCTCATCTACCATCACCCCTAAAAATATAAGTAACAACCTATTTTTATTTAAAATAATTTGGATATTCTTTCTTCAATAATTCTTTATCAACAAGTGCAATTTTCAAATGCTCTTCCATGATTTTTTCAGCTTTATCAGCATCTTGATCTTGTATAGCTTTGAAGATATTTACATGTTGAGAAAAAATATTATCCCAATTATAATCTGTTACTAGTCTTAACATGCGACTCCTATTAAAGTGTACATTCATCTGTTGAATAACTAACCATGTTTTTTCTTTTTTACACCGTTTGAAAATAGTTCTATGAAACTCCTCATCTAATTCAAACATTTTTTTATAGTCTTTTTTCTTAACGCAAATTTTTTGCATACTTAAATTCATATCTAAATCAATAATCAACTCTTCAGAAGGTTCCTGGCAGGCTAGTCTAATCACTGCCTTCTCGAGATGTTCTCGCATAAACCGTGCTTCCTCCACAAGGTTCAAATCAATTAAAGAAACAAATGTACCTCGTTGAGGATAGATACTTAATAATCCTTCTTGAGATAATTTTAAAAAGCTTTCTCTTACAGGAGTTCGACTAACATTAAATTGAACGGATATTTCTTTTTCAGAAATAATTGTCCCAGGTGGAAGCTTCAGGCTTAATATTTGATCTTTTAGCATATTGTAAACTTGTTCCCTCGTAGAGAGGTTTTGGTTTTTAAAATCGATATTCATTATTCTAATCTCCTTTCTCTAACATACTACCATACAAGTGCATTAGAATGGTAGACACTAATTTTATTTTTCTGAATATTCGTGCTGTGAGTATTTATAACTCTTGATGATTCCAACTATGTAAGCCATGATCAATCATAAGAGTGCGGGATATTAAAAAGAAAATTCAAAAAACTATACAAAATTCAAAAAGATTGAGTTATAATGTTTTTGATCTACCATACTAGTATAACTAGAATATTAATAAAACGAACGGTACTCTGATCTATCAGTTAGGTGAATCATTAAGTTTTTTGAAAGCGCTATCTCATTATTAGAAGTGAAAATTTATCTTCTTGCAGAAGGGAAAGATTGATATGTCCAACATCGCAATTATAGGAACTGGATCTATTGCAACTGCCCATATTGAGGCTTATCTTGCAATGCCTGAAATCAGTAAAATTGTAGCTTTAGCTGATATTTATCCTGAAAAAGCAATGTCTGTAGCAACAAAATATAACCTAGAAGCACGAGTTGTCGCTAACTACCAAGAGTTATTGAATGATTCTACTATTGATGCCGTTTCCATTTGTACACCTCCTTATATGCACGCAACCATTGCCATCGATTTTCTTAAAGCAGGCAAACATGTCTTAGTAGAAAAACCTATGGCTTCTTCTCTAAAAGAATGTGACGAAATGATAAAAGCATCTATTGAAAGCCAGAAGCTTTTATCCGTTGTTGCTCAAAACAGGTTTATGACTCCCATTATGAGATTAAAACATGTCCTTGATCAAAACCTAATTGGAAAAATCGCTCATACTCAAGTGGATTCTTTTTGGTGGCGTGGTCATAGTTATTATGATTTATGGTGGCGCGGTACATGGGAAAAAGAAGGTGGAGGTTGTACACTTAATCATGCTGTCCATCATATTGATATGTTGCAATGGATGTTAGGATTGCCGACTGACATTTTTGCAGCAACTAGTAATACCCTGCATGATAATGCAGAGGTTGAAGACCTTTCTATTGCTGTACTTCGCTATGGAAATGGTAGCTTAGCACAAGTAACCAGTTCTGTTGTCCATCATGGAGAAGAACAACAACTGATTTTTCAAGGTGAAAAAGCTAGAGTATCTGTCCCGTGGAAAGTAAATGCTCAAATAGCTAAAGAAAATGGGTTTCCTCAAGAGAAAAATGATGAGGATTTAGAAAATCGTATTCAGGAAGCTTTTAATCAATATCCGGAATTACTATTTGAAGGGCATAAAGGACAAATAAATAATTTTTTAATGGCTATCAAGGGTAACCAGAAGCTTCTGATTGATGGAACAGAAGGAAGAAATACACTAGAACTGATTACAGCCATCTATAAATCTGCAAACCTAGGTGTTCATGTGAAGCTTCCTCTTTTAGCAGACGATCCTTTTTACACACGTGAAGGCATGCTCGCGAACGTTAAGCATTTTTATGAAAAACAAAGCAGTGTAGAAAATTTTTCAGACGATACGATAACCGTTGGAGGAAATTACGAGAAACTATGAGTCTAACGTTATTAAATTATTAAAAATAAACTGGAAGCTAGCTAGAGGAGGAACAATCATGCAGAAAAGTGATGGAATGAATTATGCTCCTAAGGGAAAAAGTGCCCCTGTCGTTACAGAAGGACAATTCGTAATAGCAGCTATAGGTCTTGATCATGGACACATCTATGCAATGTGCAATGGATTAACCGAGGCTGGGGCTACATTAAAATGGGTTTATGATCATGATCAGAAAAAAGTACAAGAATTTTGTAAAGCATATCCGGAGGTACAGGTAGCCAAAAGTGAGAAAGAAATTCTCGAAGATCCAGATGTAAGGCTCGTGGCAGGCGCAACCATTACATCTAAACGCTGTGATTTAGGGCTGCGTGTTTTAGATCGTGGTAAGCATTACTTTACGGATAAATCACCATTTACAACGTTAGAACAATTGGAGCTTGCTCGTAAAAAAACAGCTGAAACGGGGCTTAAATGGGCTGTTTATTATAGTGAACGTTTGCACGTGGAGAGTGCCGTATTTGCTGGTCAATTGATTGAACAAGGAGCAATTGGAAAAGTGGTACAAGTTCTTGGAACTGGCCCACATCGTAGTAATGTAGAAAGCAGACCAAGCTGGTTTTTTGAAAAGGAGTATTACGGAGGTATTCTATGTGATATTGGTAGTCACCAAATTGAACAATTCCTTTACTATTCTGGCGCAAAAGATGCAAAAGTTGTACATAGTAAAGTGGGCAATTACAAACATCATCAATATCCAGAATTGGAAGACTTCGGCGATGCTACTTTGATTGCTGATAATGGGGCTACAAACTACTTTAGAGTAGACTGGCTGACTCCTGATGGCCTTAGCACTTGGGGGGATGGGCGCACATTCATTCTTGGAACAGATGGGTATATTGAAATTCGCAAATACGTAGACATAGCAAGGGATAAAATAGGAGACCATTTATACTTAGTAAATCAACATACAGAGCAACATTTTTCTCTAAATGGAGAAGTAGGATTCCCTTACTTTAGTGAACTTATTTTAGATTGTTTAAACGATACTGAAAATGCTATGACTCAAGAACATACTTTTAAAGCCGCAGAACTATGCTTAATTGCACAACGAGACGCAATCTACGTAAATACGGAGTTTGAATTAAGTAAGATCTAAAAAAGTGAGGTGTTATTTTTGTTAATACCACCTTATTTCATTTAATTGAGATTTTCTAAACATAAGTATAGAGGTGACTATATTGTCTACATTCCTAAGCGAAGATATGATGCTTAATCACGAAAGTTCAAAAGTTCTTTATCATGATTACGCGAAAAATATGCCAATCTATGATTTTCATACGCATTTAATGGCTGATGACATTGCTATTAACAAAAAATATGAAAATATGACTGATATTTGGCTTAATGGAGATCACTATAAATGGAGGGCTATGCGATGGTTAGGCGTAGAAGAAAGATTGATCACGGGGAATGCAAGTGACAAGGAAAAATTCTTAGCTTGGGCCCAAACTGTTCCATATACAATAGGAAACCCTCTTTATCATTGGTCACATTTAGAATTAAGTCGTTATTTCAATATAAATGAGTTGTTCTCAGAAAAAAATGCACATAAAATTTGGGATATCTGTAATGAGAGATTAAATGAAAGTAACATGTCCACAAATGGAATTTTAGAAAAATTTAATGTAAAAGTTGTATGTACGACTGATGATCCAATTGATACTTTAGAAATTCATCAAATCATACGTAAAGATGTAGGAATTACAACTAGGGTCCTACCTACATTTAGACCGGATCATGCTTTAAATATTGAACAATCAAATTTTGTGAATTATATAGAAAAATTAGGTGAGTCAATCAACGGCGTTGTTTTAACATATGAAAACTTTATCGCTTCATTACATTCACGAATTGATTATTTTCACGCGAATGGATGCAGAATTTCTGATCATGGTTTTGAAATATTTCCATTTTCACCAGCTACTGAACAAGAAGTGTCTTCTATATTTGTACGTGCGCTGCAAGGAAAAACACTATCCCAAGAGGATATAAATAAATTTAAAACAAACACTCTTATTCACCTGAGTAAAAAATATCATTCTCTTCATTGGACCATGCAATTACACATAGGTGCTTTAAGGAATAATAACACACGAATGTTCAAGTTAACGGGAAAAGATAGTGGGTACGACTCTATGTCTGACTTCCACCTAGCAAGACATTTAAATGGTTTTTTGAATGACTTAGACAAAGATAACCTTTTACCTAAAACCATTATCTATAATTTAAATCCCGTTCATAATGCTATTGTGGCCTCTACTATAGGGAATTTTCAGTCTTCTGATACCAGAGCAAAAATTCAATTTGGATCCGGGTGGTGGTTTAATGATCAAAAAGACGGCATGCTAGATCAAATGAAAACATTATCTAATATAGGTTTGCTTAGCACTTTCGTAGGTATGCTTACAGACTCAAGAAGCTTTTTATCGTTCCCTCGCCATGAATATTTCAGAAGAATTTTATGTAATTTATTTGGGACTTGGATAGAAAATGGAGAGCTTCCAAGGGATTACGAATTTATAGGAAAAATAGTCAAAGATATTTGTTATAACAAT
Encoded proteins:
- the uxaC gene encoding glucuronate isomerase; protein product: MSTFLSEDMMLNHESSKVLYHDYAKNMPIYDFHTHLMADDIAINKKYENMTDIWLNGDHYKWRAMRWLGVEERLITGNASDKEKFLAWAQTVPYTIGNPLYHWSHLELSRYFNINELFSEKNAHKIWDICNERLNESNMSTNGILEKFNVKVVCTTDDPIDTLEIHQIIRKDVGITTRVLPTFRPDHALNIEQSNFVNYIEKLGESINGVVLTYENFIASLHSRIDYFHANGCRISDHGFEIFPFSPATEQEVSSIFVRALQGKTLSQEDINKFKTNTLIHLSKKYHSLHWTMQLHIGALRNNNTRMFKLTGKDSGYDSMSDFHLARHLNGFLNDLDKDNLLPKTIIYNLNPVHNAIVASTIGNFQSSDTRAKIQFGSGWWFNDQKDGMLDQMKTLSNIGLLSTFVGMLTDSRSFLSFPRHEYFRRILCNLFGTWIENGELPRDYEFIGKIVKDICYNNAVNYFNIEINERQYQ